The Ostrinia nubilalis chromosome 19, ilOstNubi1.1, whole genome shotgun sequence DNA window ATTCCTCAAATCGAAATTCCTACCTTTCATGGTAGTTATCATCAGTGGACTTCGTTCAAAGACCTATTTACAGAAACCATTCATAACAACCCATCACTCTCTAGCGCTCAAAAGATGCAATTCCTGAAATCAAAAGTCAAGGGTGAAGCTGAGAGACTCATACAGCATCTGCCCATCGCATCAGACAACTATTCAATCTGCTGGGACATACTTACCCACAGATTTGATAACAAAAAACTCATTTTGAATTCTCTTATTGAGATAATGCTCAACATTCCTGTTTCTCAACAGACATCATACGGCCATATCAAAAGGATTCACGACGCCATTCTCGAGAGCCTAAACGCTATCAAAAATCTAGGCATCGATGTCGATTCGTGGGATCCACTACTCATTTATCTAATGTGTCAAAAACTAGATGTCGATACGCACAAGGAATATATCGCATCTGTTAAAAACCCTAGAGAAGTACCTAATCTAAACGAATTTCTATCATTTTTGGAAAGTAAATTTACGACCATTGAATCCTCTCGTCGTAAACAAGAACATAATTTTAACAAGCCAATCATTAGAAACAACAGTCAAAATTATCAATCATACTCGGGACCTAAATATCATAATTCCAAcaaaatcattacgaaacaaccATTCCACACAATCGGACGACCAATGTCGCAACCAATTAACCGAAATGTATATGTCACCAAATTCTTCAAGTGCCCCATTTGCCAAACCGACGATCACGGTGTTTTCCATTGTCATCAGTTCGTCGAAATGTCGCCATCATCAAAGCGCGCaactgttacaaaatataaGTTGTGCCAAAACTGCCTTTATTGCCATCATGGAAAAGCATGTATTTCAGACAAAAGGTGCCGCGAATGCAATCAGGCACATAACACATTATTACACGGCGCTTTTGAGAAACCTGAGCAGGCTTCCGGCGCGGCGACCTCATACGGCGCCCGCCACCACGCTACGAAATCCGAACCTGCTCACACCACGCGCAACTCGCATGTATCATTGCAACGCGATTTGCCCGAAATACTTTTAACAACAGCATTGATCAAGGTCCAAAAGACAGATGGAACTTATATCAAATTGAGAGCTTTGTTAGATCAGGGTTCTCAAACGTCACTAATTACAGAAAATGCCGCCCAGTTGCTAAAACTACCTCGGAAACAATGTCATGGTGTTATATCCGGAGTAGGTATAAAAGAAAGCAACTGTAAGGGGACCGTTCACATAAAATGTTTATCAAACAACagcaattttgaatttgaaacagAGGCACTCATAATGAAAAATCTAATCAAGAATTTACCTAGTTATTCGTTTATCAAACAAAATTGGTCATACTTAGACAACATTACTTTAGCAGACCCTGAATTCAACCTTAGCAGCCCGGTCGACCTGTTGCTAGGCGCCGACATTTATtccttaattttattagaaggaATTTGTAGATCAGACCAAAATTCACCTATTGCACAAAATACACGCCTGGGTTGGATCCTCAGCGGAACTGTCAAAACACTACATTGCAATGTTGTACTATCAAACATGGAGGAAATACACAAATTTTGGGAAATAGAAGACATAATAGAGGAATCAAATTTATCAACAGAAGATCAGAAATGCATACAATATTACAATCAATCAACCATTCGACGGGAAGACGGAAGATACGAGGTCCGCCTGCCCTTAAAGCAAAACTTCGAAGACAATTTAGGAAATTCCAAAAACAAAGCCATTGCCTGTTTTCGATCTTTAGAACGAAAATTCTGCAAAAACGAAAACATGCAAAAGGACTATGTATCATTCATGGATGAGTATCAATCCCTTGGTCACATGACACCTGCCACTACCAATAATACTACATCAGATTGTTTTCTCACTCATCACGGCGTGGAACGCGAAGAATCAACGAGTACCAAGTTCAGAGTGGTCTTCAATGCTTCTAGCAAGACATCATCTGGAAACAGCTTAAATGATCTTATGGCAAGTGGCCCAAATTTACAGCAGGACTTACAGTCATTGATTATCAAATGGAGAGTGTATCAATTTGCATTCACTGCGGACATCGAGAAGATGTTTCGCCAGATTTGGATGAACATAAACGATCAAGCATATCAAAAGATAATTTGGCGTAACTCGATGGAAGAGCATATCAAAGAGTATCAGCTGGCTACAGTAACGTATGGCACAAAAGCTGCCCCGTTCTTGGCGATGATGACCCTGAAGCAGTTGGCTTCAGATGAGAGGTCAAATTACCCCAATAGCTCAGCACCGGACGTCCTTGAACAATCATTTTATATGGACGACCTTGTATACGGGCAACACAATATCAAATCATCTCTACAGTTATGTAACGACCTTATCAATTTATTGAAAGCCGGTGGTTTTAATCTTCGGAAGTGGAGATCAAACATCCCGGAGCTAAACGAGGGAAACTCAAAAAATTCtaatcatttcaatttcaagCAAGCAGAGCGGGCTAAAACACTTGGCCTCAGTTGGGACCCACAACAAGATAAATTATCATTCGACATGAAAATTGATCAATCAACAAATGAAGACACCAAACGGTCTTTATTATCACACATCTCTAAATTATTTGATCCTCTCGGCTTGTTAGCGCCTTTATCGACCAAACTAAAACTACTCTTTCAAAATGTGTGGTTATCAGATATCAAATGGGATGACTCTTTGCCAAAAGAGATACAAACAGAATGGATATCATTAAAAGACGATATTATTACcaacataaacaaaataacaattaaCAGGTGGTTACAAACAACGGAATGTGATACTATCGAATTGCACGGCTTTTGTGACGCATCCACAAAAGCTTACGCGTGCGTCATATATTGTAAAGTCAAGAGAGAGGACAAAACGGAAGTAACACTGTTTGCGGGAAAAGCAAGATTAGTCCCCGCCAAATCTACAATATCATTACCAAAGTTGGAACTGAGCGGAGCTCTTTTACTATCAAAATTAATGCTAAAGGTCAAACAATGCCTTAGCGAATATAATATCAAAATTTATGGCTGGTGTGATTCCATGATATGCCTGGGTTGGCTGAATGGAGACCCAGCAAGGTGGAAAACCTTTGTTAGCAACAGAGTAACACAAATAAATGACGTCATGCCTCCGGAATGCTGGCGTTATGTAAAGTCGGATGAAAACCCTGCGGACTGTGCAAGTCGAGGTTTAACCGCCACTCAGTTATTAGATCATCCTTTGTGGTGGGAGGGACCTTCTTGGCTGCCAAGCTACCAAGAAGAAGAGGACCGCCCCACATTCACAACCGACCTGgaattgaaaaaatcaaaacagGTGAACGTTGTCACTGAAAAAGATATAAATGACGACGTTATATATCAATTACTAACTAAACACAATTCATTTACAAAAATTGTGAGAATATTAGCATGGATTTTAAGACTtaaatcaaaaaataaacaagacaAACAAAATTACCTATCAATATCAGAATTAAATCTATCAAAATCTATCATTATCAAATATATACAAAAACAAGAATTTACAAACGAAATTAACAACTTAGAACTAAACAACAAAGTATCAACAAAAAGCAAATTATGCGAATTGAACCCGTTCTTGGACAAGGACGGCATCCTTAGAGTCGGAGGTCGACTAAGGAACGCTCAAATCAATCATGAAATGAAACATCCTGTAATCATCCCCAAAAACAGCCGCCTAGCTGAACTCATCATTGATGAATCACACAAATTAGTTTTTCACGGTGGAACCCGTCTGACGTCAGCTTTAATCAGACAAAAATACTGGATCATTGGAGGAATCAGAGCAGTCAAAAAACAACTGCGTCAGTGCGTCAAGTGCCGACGTCATGATCCTGTAAAGCACGAACAAATCATGGGTGACTTACCTGCCGCCCGCATAACGCCATCCAGGCCCTTCCATCATACCGGCGTCGACTTGACTGGGTTCGTAGACGTGAAATCCAGCAAGGGACGCGGCATCAAGACGACAAAAGGCTATATAGCCGTATTTGTGTGCATGGTTACAAAAGCCGTGCACTTAGAATTAGTATCAGACCTGACGTCATCAACGTTCTTAGCTGCTTTACGTAGGTTTGCGGCAAGACGCGGGGCTCCCCAACATATCTATAGCGACAACGGCACAAACTTCGTAGGTGCCAGCAGAACGCTCAATCAAGAATTTATAGATTTGCAGACTACATTAGACGACAAGTTTTTCTCAGCTATCACAGATATGGAAATCCAATGGCACTTCAATGCTCCATCATGGCCCAGCGCCGGGGGTCTTTGGGAGGCTGCCGTAAAAAGTCTTAAGTATCATCTAAAAAGAGTGATTGGAGAACAGAAACTGACCTATGAGGAATACTCCACCCTCCTAGCTCAATTAGAAGCTTGCCTCAATTCTAGGCCACTATGCGCATTGACAGAGGATAGTGAAGACTTAGATTTTTTGACACCTTCACATTTTCTCGCTAGCGGACCTACATTAACAATAATAGAAACTGAAAACGATCATAGAACAAGATGGCaattaacacaaaaaatattcgaCGACGTATGGCAAAGGTGGCGTAACGAGTATTTATATCAACTATCATCCCGAAGCAAGTGGCGCCAATCAAAGGAAAACCTTCAGATCAACGATATTGTAACTATCAATGATGCTAATCTACCATCAGGAAAATGGGCGCTAGGGAGAATAATGTCGCTACACCCCGGAAAAGACGGGCACGTGCGTGTAGTCACACTTAAAACGAAAAACGGTCTTATGAAGCGACCTATCTCTAAAATATCACTTTTACCTATCTATCAAGATCAACAGAAACCAACAAATCAGCAAAAAACTGTAGCAGCAACTATCACAAGTAATAACGAACGTTCAAGATCGTTACAACAATCAAAATCAagaaatttcatttatttaatgtgCTTGTGGTTGATTATGATTATATCACCCGCACATTGCTCATATCAAATATCAAGTCTGAACAACAATCACGGTTTATACTTCGACAAATTCGCTAACATGCGTCTAGAGCAAGATCAATggaaattagttatttattacgacaTGACTCCATATTGGCAAGGCACTGAATTACTCGGTAAATACATTACACACCTTGACGAGTCATGTTTTTATCAAAGCAGTAAAAGGATACCTCAATGTGACGTCGTCCTTCTTCAATTACATCATGGATTCACCGAGCTCCAACATTACAATGGCATTCTGCTCGGTCAGCAGCTCACACGGCCCGCGCGCTCGCGCCGCGGCCTTATCAACGGTGTCGGCTCTATAGCAAACACTCTATTCGGCGTACTCGATCAAAATTTCGCAGAACAGTATTGATGAAATTAAACAAAGCTTAATATGAAGACTTTAATTTTAGAGTAAAATATATGAGAAAGTATTCTGTCAACGCGACAAGGACGAGAGTGCCCATAGACAATATTAGTAAGGAGTTTCTCTTATGCGTCCATAAATCCAACATCCTCTCCTGGACGCAGATGTTTTAAAAGTAGACCCATTGACGCAGCAAAGATTTCATGCTTGGGGCGATGGAGTCCTTTTGTCAAGATGTCGGCGACCATATCTCCAGTGCATCTGTATTGAACCACGACTTCTTTGGCGGTAACCTTGCTTCATCGGTCCACATTCGTCACTATGGACTAGCTCTAGCAAGTTCGTTGCACGGGAGCCTTCAGTGGGGAATGGTTTTCTTGTTTGCTTGCCTTCAACACATGTCACACAAATGACATTTTCATTACTCGGTGACAACTTTACGCCTTCTGTACAGATCGGTATTTTATTAAGTGAAGTGAAATTTAAGTGACCCATTCTTTGGTGCCACGGGTAGTAAGTATCATCATCAGTCTTGGCCATCATAACTTGCATTTCTTGATTTTTACAAGTAATTAATCGATATTTCTCATTAAATAGATCAGCCTTTGCAACAAACTTATTGCATGGATTGTAAATTTGACAGCcatgtttattaaatattattctacatccacttttaattattttactgaCTGATAacaaatttgtttttaattctgGTACGTATAGAACATTCCTCACCTGTATTGCATCGGTGCTGCCATCTTTTTCATTTACCTTGATGCATACATTTCCGCAGCATTCAACTTTTAATACTTTATCATCAGCAATTCTTATGCACGGTACAGATGAAGGAGTGATATCAGTGAGCCAGTCCCGGTGCCGTGTCATATGCATGGATGCCCCTGAGTCTACATACCACGAATCGGAGTCATTTGTTGTGGAAGCTGAAAAAGCTGCGACATATCCTGTTTCCATCTCtttcttcttattattatttgccTTTTTATGCCAACAATTTTTACTGAGATGTCCGAACTTGTTACAATTAAAGCACCTCGGGCCTTTCTTAATTTTTGGTTGATCACTTTTGGGCAGATTTTTTGTGTTTGTATAAAGTGCGGTAGTGTCTGATGTCTTTACTTCctgtagtaatttattttttactaaatcagCACTAATCTTTATACCGGAACTTTCTAAGCCCATAATCATTGGCTTATACATTTCTGGCAATCCTGCCAGCATCAACGTGCCCAACCACTCATCATCCACATTGAATTTAATATTCCTTAGTTTGTGCGCCGCTGACATAACTTTGTTTACATAGTCCTCTACTGAAGAACTGTTTTCCAAATTGGTATTAATCAGTTCTCGTAATAGGCCAACTTTACGACTTAGGCCACTGTCTTCAAAAGCCTTTGCTAAATTTTCCCACACCTGTTTTGCATTTTGGGCTTCTTGAATATGTACATACAAAATCGGGTCAACTAATAGTATTAGTTTTGACTTGGCTTTGGTGTCTTTTTTCACGGAGCTAGGGTCAGTAGCCACTGGTTCTTTTAAAATGCAGTCATACAAATCTTCAAGTTGTAAGTATGCCCTTACTGCAAAACTCCAAGCAGCCCAATTCTCGCGACCCGTTAGCTTTTCAATTGACATTAAACTTCCAGCCATTTTTATGTACGTATTTTCAATGACATTTGCTGAAAAACTAGAAATCACTCGCGAGCCCggtaagtaaacaaaatacttttctaaatgcaaaaataaacataacggCAGGCTTGGGACGGCCCATAACCTgatctgggcccataacctgatgaAATTAAACAAAGCTTAATATGAAGACTTTAATTTTAGAGTAAAATATATGAGAAAGTATTCTGTCAACGCGACAAGGACGAGAGTGCCCATAGACAATATTAGTAAGGAGTTTCTCTTATGCGTCCATAAATCCAACAAGTATGAGAGAGACATACTGGCATTGAGAGATAACCAGAAACACTTGGCTACATTATGGAAAAACCAAACATCTGTAGTCGAAGCTGAATTCAACCTGATCAAACGGGTAGAGGCTTCAATAGATAAACAGCACAAAAGTTTTAACCTGCATCTAAATAAATTGGAAAAGGAGCTCAACTATCAGAAATATGATCTTCAAAAGGCAGTTAACACAAACGACTTCACTCTATCATCAGTTATTGCTAACAGCGTTTTAGTAAACCTACAGAACATTCAAGAAACTTTGGTCGAATCTATCACCAACATCTATCTAGGCAAATTCAACTTTCATCTGCTTTCTCCTGATCAACTGAAAGATGAATTAAATATCATCACTGGACTATTATCCAAGGATTTGACACTCCCATTAGATAATACTCAGTCTGActtatcaaatatctatcattTACTTACTGTTAAAGCGAGAGCAATGAAAAACTTTATCATCTTCGAGGTAAACATTCCATTGGTGAGCCGAGATAACTTcgatatttacaaattattaccGATCCCAcagaaaataaacaacaatatGATCAATATCATACCCGTGTCCGATTACGTAGCTGTGAATATACAAAAGGACTCATACGTACCTTTACAAGATAAACATATTCAGGAATGTGTAAAATATGACATCGAAACCCTTATATGTCCTCTGAAACAGCCTGTATATCATATGAGATCTGACGAGAATCTTTGTATCAAAAACTACGAATCTGGGCAATGTGAAACTACAActacaaaatgtaaaaatacaTGGTCGGAATTACATAACATGAATACATACCTATTTTTCTGCTGCGGGCAATGCTCTTTACGAGTCATATGTGACGATCATGTTACAGCTGAGCAATTGAATATGACTGGAATTATAACTTTAAGTCACAATTGCATTATCAAAGGAACTACGTTTACAATTTATCCGCACCGATCTCTATCAAATACTTTGAACAAAAAGGCCGATATTATTAAAATCGAAATCCCACCTATCAACAGCGTAATAAATCTTACGATACCTATTTCCGCTATTGAAACACAATCAGATACTAGCGGCCATCAGAAGGAACTAGAGGTGATCAATCAGAAAATACAAGAAATGAAAATCAGGGCATCTGAAGGTGTCCTAACGGATCGAGTATCATATCACGACGTACACCACTACGTTGCCATCTACTTAGTGGTGGGCTGCGGAGTCCTCGTGTTCGCCGTCGTGGTCGCGCGGCGGCGCCTGCGGGAGCGAGCGCGGCGGGGCCCTCGGCCAGCggcgcccgcccgcgcccgcgccccacGTCCTACAGCGAAGTTTATCAGTGAAAGTGTAGTGAGTGAGTGTAGTGGTAGCAATGTCAATCAGTGCGATGTAGAGTTGTTAAGTGAAATTAAAAGTGCAAAGGCTAAAGTATCAAGTGCGCGATTTAACGATAAGGCCACGTCGTCAAAGTGTAGTGAGTGAGTGTAGTGGTAGCAATGTCAATCAGTGCGATGTAGAGTTGTTAAGTGAAATTAAAAGTGCAAAGGCTAAAGTATCAAGTGCGCGATTTAACGATAAGGCCACGTCGCCTATACGTAACATAGAGTTTAGcactttgtaattattattaattaaaaaattgttCTATCACCTTGTAACTCACGTCACTCACCTATCATAcctatcatcttcatcatcccTCATCTCGCATCTTTCCGGCCCGGGAAGATGTACGAGCCAGTAGCACGTACCAAATTGCGCGTCAGCATTTTACATTGTTTCATAAGTTCGCGTCACATCAGCATTTTTACTCCacatttataatttcatcagTTCATGTTCAGTCATCGTTCATACCGTGCGCGTTCTCACTATCATTCTATCATTAGCATAAGTATCAGTCTATCAATACAGTTATATCAGTTTATATCAGACTTTTATTCCTCTCTTCTATCAGCAACATATCACTCAAGAGCGTACAAACCGTACAAGGTTGGTCCATAAAGTAAAAAACTGGCATTTATTAAAGGTgtattttgcatcaaaaatgtaCGTGCTGAcagcagtacctacctaccaaaaaacattgacatcaaaactTGCTGATTGTACACAATCAAAATTTTAGCATATCCGTGTAAACCGTACCGACAGGTGAACATGAAAAATACCTGATTCTGCTTTTACGTTGTTAGTCGTAGGCCGGCTCCACACGTTATCCCCAACCTTGGTCTCAATGCCACTCGTTCAACGTGTGAGTCTAGAAAATAACGTATCCCAACGTTGGTACGAATACTATTTTCTAATGCTTCAACTGctacccatgacagtccgcgcgacctgtcattggcctatgatggcgatggcgatcagcgcgcgttggtgtggttgaagctaaATCCACACTTTTGGACGAGTGACgttaagggccctcgcccacggcgacttattgtagcgatgcagtcgcgctgctgtagcgtgttagtagcgcgttggcatcacttctgtagtgcgttgcaaatgcgactaagaCTTGGCgtagaccaccgatttttagttggccgatagttgggcccgatttcaATTTGTATAAGAAattcggtgtaatgtgcgcacttccatacatgcccatactgattaactgcccgactaaactatcggccgacgaaaaatctaTGGTCTGCGCATAGGCTAACGCGCGTTGAAGAGTTGTCGCTACTAAcgcgccgtgggcgagggccctaagacATAGTGTATAGTAGGCCATAGAATAAAGGTGTGAATATACCGCGTGATCGCGTGACTGTGACGGTAAATCACTGTGAGATAATAAAAGTGACAAATTGCCGTGACTGTAGCGGTAAATAGAGATGTTTAGTTTAggcaaaataaattatgtatggtagagttatatttattgtttttgatcTTAGGCATGTCGTGGGTAAAGATTACAACGTTTATAACACACTATCTCATCTAGCCATAAATTGCTCAATATGAGTATGTCAAAGACGGTATCTGAGCACGTACTAATGCAGAGGTATTAGGCACTATTTTCAACAAACGTTTCTTCcgaaactagcgacccgcccctgcttcaCACAGGCACtatttatacttaaaaaccttcctcttgagtctatctatctaattaaaaaaatcgcaTTAAAATCCATTGCGTATTTTttaagatctaagcatacatagagacagacagacaggaaagcgactttgttttataataagtaGTGGACTATGTTTGATACATCCAAGACATACCTATGCTCTTTAAATATGCCTTCATCAGGTTTCGAAGCCGCAACTTCAGCTGGCGTTGTAACTGCCACCTTAATTTTTTACTGACTTCAAAAAGGAAGAGGTTCGAAGCCGCAACCTCAGCTGGCGTTGTATCtgtcaccttattttaaccggtTTCAGAAAGGAAGAGTCTCAATTCAGTTAGTATGTTTTTAACTAAACATTTACTACCAACTTGTAACCAAAACTCGACaccaataaacaaaataaggGCGACTTTCGTGCGGCCATAAAACAAAGAAGTGAGGGGATCGTATAAAATAACAGTGATTTTTTTATCACGCCGTAACGAGGCCTCGGTTCCGTCACTCGATATGCGAGTGTGGTAAATTGCACGGAAATCAGTAAAGATAACGTGAAACAACTCCGTGTGAAGTTGCGAGAATACTCTGTGATATTTTGgtaataaaaaatgtactaTGCTGGAAGAGTTGGTTACATGGACAGCAACCTCTGTGTTATTTTGTTAGTGTTTTTTCGTTAGGGGAGACAggggtgagttgtaacagaggagtgTTGTGATattgtcgatttttttaaacttatttactactagctttccgcccgcggcttcgcccgcgtggaattttgtctgtcacagaaaaactttatcgcgcgcgtccctgtttcaaaaaccgggataaaaactatcctatgttctttcccgggactcaaactatctctatgccaaatttcatcaaaatcggttgcgaggtttaagcgggaaagcgtaacagacagacagacagacagacagacagagttactttcgcatttataatattagttgggactaGCGAG harbors:
- the LOC135080978 gene encoding uncharacterized protein LOC135080978, giving the protein MEEIHKFWEIEDIIEESNLSTEDQKCIQYYNQSTIRREDGRYEVRLPLKQNFEDNLGNSKNKAIACFRSLERKFCKNENMQKDYVSFMDEYQSLGHMTPATTNNTTSDCFLTHHGVEREESTSTKFRVVFNASSKTSSGNSLNDLMASGPNLQQDLQSLIIKWRVYQFAFTADIEKMFRQIWMNINDQAYQKIIWRNSMEEHIKEYQLATVTYGTKAAPFLAMMTLKQLASDERSNYPNSSAPDVLEQSFYMDDLVYGQHNIKSSLQLCNDLINLLKAGGFNLRKWRSNIPELNEGNSKNSNHFNFKQAERAKTLGLSWDPQQDKLSFDMKIDQSTNEDTKRSLLSHISKLFDPLGLLAPLSTKLKLLFQNVWLSDIKWDDSLPKEIQTEWISLKDDIITNINKITINRWLQTTECDTIELHGFCDASTKAYACVIYCKVKREDKTEVTLFAGKARLVPAKSTISLPKLELSGALLLSKLMLKVKQCLSEYNIKIYGWCDSMICLGWLNGDPARWKTFVSNRVTQINDVMPPECWRYVKSDENPADCASRGLTATQLLDHPLWWEGPSWLPSYQEEEDRPTFTTDLELKKSKQVNVVTEKDINDDVIYQLLTKHNSFTKIVRILAWILRLKSKNKQDKQNYLSISELNLSKSIIIKYIQKQEFTNEINNLELNNKVSTKSKLCELNPFLDKDGILRVGGRLRNAQINHEMKHPVIIPKNSRLAELIIDESHKLVFHGGTRLTSALIRQKYWIIGGIRAVKKQLRQCVKCRRHDPVKHEQIMGDLPAARITPSRPFHHTGVDLTGFVDVKSSKGRGIKTTKGYIAVFVCMVTKAVHLELVSDLTSSTFLAALRRFAARRGAPQHIYSDNGTNFVGASRTLNQEFIDLQTTLDDKFFSAITDMEIQWHFNAPSWPSAGGLWEAAVKSLKYHLKRVIGEQKLTYEEYSTLLAQLEACLNSRPLCALTEDSEDLDFLTPSHFLASGPTLTIIETENDHRTRWQLTQKIFDDVWQRWRNEYLYQLSSRSKWRQSKENLQINDIVTINDANLPSGKWALGRIMSLHPGKDGHVRVVTLKTKNGLMKRPISKISLLPIYQDQQKPTNQQKTVAATITSNNERSRSLQQSKSRNFIYLMCLWLIMIISPAHCSYQISSLNNNHGLYFDKFANMRLEQDQWKLVIYYDMTPYWQGTELLGKYITHLDESCFYQSSKRIPQCDVVLLQLHHGFTELQHYNGILLGQQLTRPARSRRGLINGVGSIANTLFGVLDQNFAEQY